The proteins below are encoded in one region of Hugenholtzia roseola DSM 9546:
- the rho gene encoding transcription termination factor Rho, producing the protein MYNIDNLNDRLLSELRAIANELGIKNYSRLTKQDLVDRIVNHQTQATNAETQTTTTTPANAKLPELQADSPQENTTEVPLAEPQKVQNKDVKPTKSVLPPLFPQAHKHMDSNKENHHKEPPTENKPFESKRLTERGNFFDRRRMKRENVTEVENNTPQTPNNPPAQNPPHSFIKRERANIIPPQEGEKSDKTENSGGHKFGENKYGQESKFGERKFERFSERFSERGNYLDKKAEKAFEKAEKNEREKPETGSQLMRSFKRNAAKAIKDFEGVVSADGVLEVMNEGYGFLRSADYNYLESPDDIYVTPIQIKSYGLKTGDSIRGTIRPPKEGERFYGLISIEDVNGKHPDQIRDRVAFEHLTPLFPEERLKLSTKPNIYSTRILDLFAPIGKGQRGMIVAQPKTGKTELLKQVANAIAENHPECYLIILLIDERPEEVTDMERSVKAEVVSSTFDEQAERHVKVSSMVLEKAKRLVECGHDVVILLDSITRLARAYNTVVPSSGKILTGGVDSNAMQKPKRFFGAARNVENGGSLTIIATALIDTGSKMDEVIFEEFKGTGNMELQLDRKLANKRIYPAIDIPASGTRREDLLMDKESMQRVWILRKKMSDMNSQEAMDWLLKYLRNTKTNEEFLASMDA; encoded by the coding sequence ATGTATAACATAGACAATCTTAATGACCGACTTCTATCCGAACTACGCGCTATCGCCAACGAGCTTGGCATCAAAAATTATAGCCGCCTGACCAAACAAGATTTGGTAGATAGAATTGTCAATCATCAAACACAAGCCACAAACGCCGAAACGCAAACCACCACAACGACTCCCGCAAACGCCAAACTGCCAGAGCTTCAAGCGGATAGCCCCCAAGAAAATACCACCGAAGTACCCCTTGCAGAGCCGCAGAAGGTACAAAATAAAGATGTCAAGCCCACTAAAAGTGTGCTACCCCCACTTTTTCCCCAAGCCCACAAACACATGGATTCCAACAAAGAGAATCACCACAAAGAGCCACCTACCGAAAATAAGCCCTTCGAAAGCAAACGTCTGACCGAGCGAGGCAATTTTTTTGACCGCCGACGCATGAAGCGCGAAAATGTAACGGAAGTGGAAAACAATACACCACAGACTCCCAACAATCCACCTGCTCAAAATCCGCCCCATAGCTTCATCAAGCGTGAGCGTGCCAATATCATACCCCCACAAGAAGGCGAAAAGTCTGACAAAACCGAAAACAGTGGCGGACATAAATTTGGCGAAAACAAATACGGACAGGAGTCTAAATTTGGCGAACGCAAGTTCGAGCGTTTTTCTGAACGCTTTTCTGAAAGAGGCAATTATTTGGACAAAAAGGCAGAAAAAGCCTTCGAAAAAGCAGAGAAAAACGAGCGCGAAAAACCCGAAACAGGCAGCCAACTGATGCGCAGTTTCAAACGAAATGCAGCCAAAGCCATTAAAGATTTCGAGGGCGTAGTAAGCGCAGATGGCGTTTTGGAGGTCATGAATGAAGGATACGGCTTTTTGCGCTCTGCCGACTACAATTATTTGGAAAGCCCCGATGATATTTACGTAACGCCGATTCAAATTAAGAGTTACGGACTCAAAACAGGCGACTCCATTCGCGGCACGATTCGCCCCCCGAAGGAAGGCGAGCGTTTTTACGGACTTATCTCGATAGAAGATGTCAATGGCAAGCACCCCGACCAAATTCGCGATAGAGTAGCCTTCGAACATCTCACGCCACTTTTTCCAGAAGAAAGGCTCAAACTTTCTACCAAGCCCAACATTTATTCTACCCGCATTTTAGACCTCTTTGCACCTATCGGAAAGGGGCAGCGCGGTATGATTGTGGCACAACCCAAAACGGGCAAGACCGAACTTTTAAAGCAGGTAGCCAATGCCATTGCTGAAAATCACCCCGAATGTTACCTCATCATTTTGCTCATTGACGAACGCCCCGAAGAAGTAACCGACATGGAACGCAGCGTAAAAGCCGAAGTCGTTTCTTCTACCTTCGACGAACAAGCGGAAAGGCACGTCAAGGTCAGCAGCATGGTCTTGGAAAAGGCAAAGCGTTTGGTAGAATGTGGGCATGATGTCGTGATTTTGTTAGATTCCATTACGCGCTTGGCACGTGCCTACAATACCGTTGTCCCTTCTTCGGGTAAAATCCTGACTGGGGGCGTAGATTCCAACGCCATGCAAAAGCCCAAACGCTTTTTTGGCGCAGCGCGAAATGTAGAAAATGGCGGCTCGCTCACCATTATCGCCACTGCCCTTATCGACACAGGCTCGAAGATGGACGAAGTTATTTTTGAAGAATTTAAGGGCACAGGCAATATGGAATTGCAGTTGGATAGGAAATTGGCAAACAAACGCATCTATCCTGCCATAGACATTCCCGCCTCTGGAACAAGGCGCGAAGACCTACTCATGGACAAAGAAAGTATGCAGCGCGTCTGGATTTTACGCAAAAAAATGTCGGACATGAACTCGCAAGAAGCTATGGATTGGCTGCTCAAATATTTGCGCAATACCAAAACCAACGAAGAGTTTTTGGCTTCTATGGACGCTTAA
- a CDS encoding fatty acid desaturase family protein, translating into MKRSYFDKNLMEALKPFAQEDKHKSWFHLITTLLTLILLEVSVFFTPYTIPNLLLSVLLSLIFVRLFSIYHDVMHQAIFKKHILVIFFMKLYGLLVLNPPSIWRRSHDHHHKNNSKVYASDIGSYPIVTKKEYQNFSRKEKVKYTLIRSPFTIFFGYFFIFMVGMCFMSFIKKPTKHWDSLLALVLHFTILYLGIHYQSHFLLYGFWLPLFISSLLGAYLFYVQHNFPQMQLLPNTEWDFFFAALYSTSYFKMSRVLHWFTGNIGYHHIHHLNAQIPFYNLPKAFKNIKTLQQVAVVEWSVSSIIACLRLHYWDNDENKMKNYF; encoded by the coding sequence ATGAAAAGGTCTTATTTTGATAAAAATCTTATGGAGGCATTAAAGCCTTTTGCACAAGAAGATAAACACAAAAGTTGGTTCCATCTCATTACCACTTTACTGACCCTAATATTATTGGAGGTATCTGTATTTTTTACACCTTATACGATACCCAATCTTCTTTTGTCTGTCTTGCTTTCGCTTATTTTTGTGCGTCTTTTTTCAATTTACCACGATGTGATGCATCAAGCTATTTTTAAAAAACATATTCTTGTCATTTTTTTTATGAAACTATACGGCTTATTAGTTCTCAATCCTCCTTCTATATGGCGGCGTTCTCACGACCACCATCACAAAAATAATAGTAAGGTGTATGCCTCTGACATAGGTAGTTATCCAATTGTTACCAAAAAAGAATACCAAAATTTTAGCCGTAAGGAAAAAGTTAAATACACTCTAATTCGTAGTCCATTTACTATTTTTTTTGGTTATTTTTTTATTTTTATGGTAGGAATGTGTTTCATGTCTTTTATTAAAAAGCCTACTAAACATTGGGACTCCCTGCTTGCATTAGTGCTGCACTTTACTATCTTATATTTAGGAATTCATTATCAGTCTCACTTTCTTTTGTACGGATTTTGGTTACCCTTATTCATATCTTCCCTACTTGGGGCATACCTCTTTTATGTTCAACACAACTTTCCTCAAATGCAGTTATTACCCAATACGGAATGGGATTTCTTTTTTGCAGCACTATATTCGACAAGTTATTTTAAGATGTCAAGAGTCTTACATTGGTTCACTGGGAATATAGGTTATCACCACATCCACCACCTAAATGCCCAAATACCCTTTTACAATCTTCCCAAAGCTTTCAAAAATATCAAAACATTACAACAAGTAGCAGTAGTGGAGTGGTCTGTTTCAAGCATTATTGCCTGTTTAAGACTCCATTATTGGGACAACGACGAAAATAAGATGAAAAACTACTTCTAA
- a CDS encoding alpha/beta hydrolase family protein yields the protein MGVKREAVSIKNEFEQNNSLIVNIFSNQSEKPRGSILIIPATAVKQSYYKHFATYLANENLQVFTFDYAGIGESKQQSITKVKNTLHDWAKDANTVLNYIIKNYKQPIVIIGHSIGAQFVGFHPTFSLPQVLGIYCISLQSGYLGHAPTAMTRLQLTILYRLLIPFLTTILGYFPAKKLKLGEDLPRRVASQFAEWCSNPKYNLDFLEKNPDFNHFKNLKKPVFLLNFSDDEWGTRRAIAHLLPLFANCAITQEYINVQESGQNNKIGHMGFFNPKTSKIYWANTLNWINQKLNNEKVLF from the coding sequence ATGGGAGTCAAAAGAGAAGCCGTTTCTATCAAAAACGAGTTTGAACAAAACAACTCTTTGATAGTAAATATTTTTTCAAATCAGTCTGAAAAGCCAAGAGGCTCAATACTAATTATTCCTGCTACCGCAGTCAAACAAAGTTATTACAAGCACTTCGCTACTTACTTAGCAAATGAAAACTTACAAGTTTTCACTTTTGACTATGCTGGAATAGGAGAGTCAAAACAACAATCTATCACGAAAGTCAAAAATACTTTACACGATTGGGCAAAAGATGCCAACACCGTTTTAAACTATATAATAAAAAACTACAAGCAACCTATTGTGATTATAGGACATAGTATAGGGGCGCAATTTGTTGGGTTTCACCCCACCTTTTCACTCCCACAAGTACTTGGCATTTACTGTATATCCTTACAAAGTGGCTATTTGGGTCATGCCCCGACAGCAATGACGCGCCTACAACTAACTATCCTCTATCGTTTACTAATCCCTTTTTTAACTACTATTTTAGGATATTTCCCCGCTAAGAAGCTAAAATTGGGCGAAGACTTGCCACGCCGAGTAGCATCACAATTTGCAGAATGGTGTAGCAATCCAAAATATAATCTTGATTTTCTAGAAAAAAATCCAGACTTCAACCATTTTAAAAACTTAAAAAAGCCTGTCTTCCTACTGAACTTTTCTGATGATGAATGGGGTACTAGAAGAGCAATCGCGCATCTGCTACCATTGTTCGCAAATTGCGCCATAACACAAGAATACATCAATGTTCAAGAAAGTGGACAAAACAATAAAATTGGACACATGGGTTTTTTTAATCCAAAAACAAGTAAAATTTATTGGGCTAATACTCTAAACTGGATAAACCAAAAACTTAACAATGAAAAGGTCTTATTTTGA
- a CDS encoding transketolase, which translates to MEIQALEQLATQVRRDILRMTHAVQSGHPGGSLGCTELLVALYQKMMHHTPRPFSMDGKGEDLFFLSNGHISPVWYSVLARSGYFEVSELNSFRKINSRLQGHPATEEGLEGIRIASGSLGQGLSVAIGAALAKKLNQDARWVYVLMGDGEMQEGQIWEAAMFGAHNQVDNLIAFVDYNGRQIDGDTKDVLDLGDLKAKWEAFGWQVHSCQTGNDMACVVECIKKAQDLSKKGKPVVVLLETEMGYGVDFMVGTHKWHGVAPNDEQLARALAQLPETLGDY; encoded by the coding sequence ATGGAAATCCAAGCCTTAGAACAACTTGCAACCCAAGTTCGCCGCGACATTCTACGCATGACTCACGCCGTACAATCGGGACACCCTGGTGGCTCTTTGGGCTGCACCGAACTTTTGGTCGCCCTTTATCAAAAGATGATGCACCACACGCCACGCCCTTTTTCGATGGACGGCAAAGGCGAAGACCTATTTTTCCTTTCCAACGGACACATTTCGCCTGTTTGGTATAGCGTCTTGGCACGTAGCGGCTATTTTGAGGTATCAGAACTCAATAGTTTTCGCAAAATCAATTCGCGCCTACAAGGACACCCTGCCACAGAGGAGGGCTTGGAGGGTATCAGGATAGCTTCTGGCTCTTTGGGGCAAGGGCTTTCCGTAGCGATTGGGGCGGCTTTGGCTAAAAAACTCAATCAAGATGCGCGTTGGGTCTATGTTTTGATGGGAGACGGCGAAATGCAGGAAGGGCAAATTTGGGAAGCGGCTATGTTTGGAGCGCACAATCAGGTTGATAACCTTATCGCCTTTGTAGATTACAATGGTAGGCAGATTGATGGCGATACCAAAGACGTACTCGATTTGGGCGACCTCAAAGCCAAATGGGAAGCCTTCGGTTGGCAGGTGCATAGTTGCCAAACAGGAAACGACATGGCTTGTGTGGTAGAATGTATCAAAAAAGCACAAGATTTGTCTAAAAAAGGCAAACCTGTGGTAGTTTTGCTCGAAACTGAAATGGGCTATGGCGTAGATTTTATGGTAGGCACGCACAAATGGCACGGCGTAGCACCCAACGACGAACAACTTGCACGCGCCTTAGCACAATTACCCGAAACACTCGGCGATTATTAA